A single window of Channa argus isolate prfri chromosome 12, Channa argus male v1.0, whole genome shotgun sequence DNA harbors:
- the LOC137137761 gene encoding uncharacterized protein: MMISLQTWCLLSLSVLLLLSIDPTETEVVRSMSDCEGFLLNENPPQIPGILIDGKIMDKNRYKILCQTYKNQTRFVTLYDITNKVPVFSAYRSGGATDKRPEIFWKKEPQLEKRDPMSNMWDGVYKNQAADNDYKNTTIYERGQLYPSAHAFNQSDKVSTFTLTNVVPQIKSFNRRSWMKMESCVRCVLQTYCSINNDNVLEGFVVTGAKPGTETLNQRVNIPSVLWSAFCCYSKNKNKWLASAHWGNNTAGNSTSKYLETKTLKELHQELNIEAFPNSPQCPLNETVSEFYPEFSCDKNCHCPPQALTTTAPPTTPSTTAVATLSTNISTTTVPTTTSSTRVTNASVPVDVGSSVLESVFRWLLVILEYALGSIKVAYPEVPVTSQNVTTTTSAFASTLGQTTTPTFTYSATAHPTFSTTTPTTTETQTANFTLISTVSNITAPPQSNITANETTTTAPPQSNITADETTATAPPQSNVTTNKTTITVTVNDTITTFSTATESQTKLPRHPSSHIKLSTVKPQGHKIKEPVLEAEERSIGSSRTPQV, from the exons ATGATGATATCCCTGCAGACGTGGTGTctcctgtccctctctgtcctcctcctcctgtccatcGATCCAACAGAAACTGAAGTGGTGCGGTCGATGTCAGACTGTGAGGGGTTTCTTCTTAATGAAAATCCCCCACAGATCCCAGGCATCTTGATTGATGGCAAAATTATGGACAAAAACCGATACAAAATCCTCTGCCAGACTTATAAGAACCAGACAAGGTTTGTGACGCTCTATGACATCACAAACAAGGTCCCAGTGTTTTCTGCTTACAGGTCCGGAGGGGCAACAGATAAAAGACCGGAGATATTTTGGAAGAAAGAACCACAG cttGAAAAAAGAGACCCCATGTCCAACATGTGGGATGGTGTATACAAGAACCAGGCCGCTGACAATGATTACAAAAATACCACAATCTATGAAAGGGGACAATTATATCCATCTGCTCATGCATTTAATCAAAGTGATAAAGTGTCAACGTTCACTCTGACAAATGTTGTACCACAAATTAAATCTTTCAATAGGCGAAGCTGGATGAAAATGGAGAGCTGTGTCAGATGTGTCCTTCAAACGTACTGTAGCATCAACAATGATAATGTCCTTGAAGGATTTGTTGTGACCGGTGCAAAACCTGGTACAGAGACCTTGAACCAAAGGGTTAATATTCCCTCAGTGCTCTGGTCAGCGTTCTGctgttacagtaaaaacaagaacaagtgGCTAGCAAGTGCACACTGGGGAAACAACACTGCAGGAAACTCTACATCTAAATATCTGGAGACAAAGACTTTGAAAGAACTTCATCAAGAATTGAACATTGAGGCATTTCCCAATTCACCACAGTGTCCTCTTAATGAAACGGTTTCTGAATTTTACCCTGAATTTAGTTGTGATAAGAACTGCCACTGCCCACCCCAAGCTTTAACCACAACTGCCCCTCCTACTACTCCTTCAACTACTGCTGTTGccactttgagcaccaatataTCTACGACCACAGTCCCAACAACTACTTCTTCTACAAGAGTTACTAATGCATCTGTTCCTGTAGATGTAGGTAGTAGTGTGCTGGAAAGTGTTTTTAGGTGGCTGTTAGTTATACTGGAATATGCACTTGGAAGTATAAAGGTGGCTTATCCAGAAGTTCCTGTTACATCTCAAAATGTAACTACAACAACTTCCGCTTTTGCTTCCACACTTGGCCAAACGACTACACCAACTTTCACTTACTCAGCTACAGCTCATCCTACTTTCAGCACCACCACacctacaactacagaaacacaaacagctaattttacattaataagCACTGTCTCCAATATCACAGCACCTCCACAATCAAACATCACTGCCAATGAAACGACCACCACAGCACCTCCACAATCAAACATCACTGCAGATGAAACAACCGCCACAGCACCTCCACAATCAAACGTCACCACCAACAAAACGACCATCACAGTTACTGTCAATGACACAATAACCACCTTTTCTACAGCCACGGAGTCCCAAACAAAACTACCCAGACACCCCAGTTCCCACATAAAGCTTTCCACAGTAAAACCACAAGGTCATAAAATTAAGGAACCTGTGTTGGAAGCTGAGGAAAGATCTATTGGATCTAGCAGGACACCCCAGGTCTGA
- the LOC137137759 gene encoding uncharacterized protein: protein MMTSLKTWCLLSLSVLLLLSIAPTGTEVVQSMSDCEGFLLNENPPQIPGILINGNIQDQKRYKIICQTYKNQTRFVTLYDTNNKIPVFSAYKYRGEGPLDEDMKRQNVPWKIEPQLEERDSMSNMWDDVYKNQASNNDYINNLGYNRGHLFPYSHAFDQDQKNSTFTLTNVVPQAITFNNGSWAKMESCVKCVLQKYCINNDNVPEGFVVTGAKPVTETLNTWVNIPSVLWSAFCCYSKNKNKWLASAHWGNNTAEDSKSKYLETKTLEELHQELSIEAFPNSPQCPLTETVSEFYPEIKKNCKCPLQAPTTTAPPTTPSTTAAATVSTIISTTTVPTATPSTTAAATLSTNISTTTVPPTTPSTTAAATLSTNISTTTVPPTTPSTTAAATLSTNISTTTVPTTTTSTRVTNASVPVDVGSSVLESVFRWLLVILEYALGSIKVVYPEVPGTSQNVTTTTSPFASTLGQTTTTIFNYSATAHPTFSTTTPTTTETPKANFTLTSTVSNITAPPQSNVTVNDTITTFSTATESQTKPPRHPSSRRKLSTVKPQVHKTEEPVLEAEERSIGSGRTPQI, encoded by the exons ATGATGACGTCCCTGAAGACGTGGTGTctcctgtccctctctgtcctcctcctcctgtccatcGCTCCAACAGGAACTGAAGTGGTGCAGTCGATGTCAGACTGTGAGGGGTTTCTTCTTAATGAAAATCCCCCCCAGATCCCAGGCATCTTGATTAATGGCAACATCCAGGACCAGAAGCGATACAAAATCATCTGCCAGACTTATAAGAACCAGACAAGGTTTGTGACGCTGTACGACACCAATAACAAGATCCCAGTGTTTTCTGCTTACAAGTACAGAGGAGAAGGACCATTAGATGAAGACATGAAAAGACAGAATGTCCCTTGGAAGATAGAGCCACag cttGAAGAAAGAGACTCCATGTCCAACATGTGGGATGATGTATACAAGAACCAGGCCAGTAACAATGATTACATAAATAACCTAGGCTATAATAGGGGACATTTATTTCCATATTCCCATGCATTTGATCAAGATCAAAAAAACTCAACGTTCACTCTGACAAATGTAGTTCCGCAAGCGATCACTTTTAACAATGGGAGCTGGGCAAAAATGGAGAGTTGTGTCAAATGTGTCCTGCAAAAGTACTGCATTAACAATGATAATGTCCCTGAAGGATTTGTTGTGACCGGTGCAAAACCTGTTACAGAGACCTTGAACACATGGGTTAATATTCCCTCAGTGCTCTGGTCAGCGTTCTGctgttacagtaaaaacaagaacaagtgGCTAGCAAGTGCACACTGGGGAAACAACACTGCAGAAGACTCTAAATCTAAATATCTGGAGACAAAGACTTTGGAAGAACTTCATCAAGAATTGAGCATTGAGGCGTTTCCCAATTCACCACAGTGTCCTCTTACAGAAACTGTTTCTGAATTTTACCCTGAAATTAAGAAGAACTGCAAGTGTCCACTCCAAGCCCCAACCACAACTGCCCCTCCTACTACTCCttcaactactgctgctgccactgtgaGCACCATTATATCTACGACCACAGTCCCAACAGCTACTCCttcaactactgctgctgccactttgagcaccaatataTCTACGACCACAGTCCCTCCAACTACTCCttcaactactgctgctgccactttgagcaccaatataTCTACGACCACAGTCCCTCCTACTACTCCttcaactactgctgctgccactttgagcaccaatataTCTACGACCACAGTCCCAACAACTACTACTTCTACAAGAGTTACTAATGCATCTGTTCCTGTAGATGTAGGTAGTAGTGTGCTGGAAAGTGTTTTTAGGTGGCTGTTAGTTATACTGGAATATGCACTTGGAAGTATAAAGGTGGTTTATCCAGAAGTTCCTGGTACATCTCAAAATGTAACTACAACAACTTCCCCTTTTGCTTCCACACTTGGCCAAACCACTACAACAATTTTCAATTACTCAGCTACAGCTCATCCTACTTTCAGCACCACCACacctacaactacagaaacaccAAAAGCTAATTTTACATTAACAAGCACTGTCTCCAATATCACAGCACCTCCACAATCAAACGTCACTGTCAATGACACAATAACCACCTTTTCTACAGCCACAGAGTCCCAAACAAAACCACCCAGACACCCCAGTTCCCGCAGAAAGCTTTCGACAGTAAAACCACAAGTTCATAAAACTGAGGAACCTGTGTTGGAAGCTGAGGAAAGATCTATTGGATCTGGCAGGACACCTCAGATCTGA
- the LOC137137774 gene encoding Fc receptor-like protein 5, with product MEETSVERLLVGISLLICTTNQVFTAHLTVSPSFSQLFKGQSVSLSCEEVDSSAGWTLKRTTETRSECGVQWGKSGQLSCNIGLTVPWDSGVYWCESREGSTSNSITITVTGGAVILQTPVLPVMEGHDVSLHCQTKRPPSKLPADFYKDGSLIRTEPTGHMTIHHVTKSDEGLYKCNISNHGESPPSWNYVTEKPTTSPLTTSLVFILVLYLLVFCPYFISTLLVVSFCRNRHTANHLSVSMGMTSPTQADQGLDDVTTEHHF from the exons ATGGAGGAAACATCAGTTGAGAGGCTGCTGG TTGGGATTTCACTGCTGATctgcacaacaaaccaag TGTTCACAGCTCatctgactgtgagtcccagCTTCTCTCAGCTGTTTAAAGGACAGTCTGTATCTCTGAGTTGTGAGGAGGTTGACAGCTCCGCTGGATGGACACTTAAAAGGACCACAGAAACTAGGAGTGAGTGTGGAGTTCAATGGGGGAAATCAGGCCAATTGTCCTGTAATATTGGTCTGACAGTGCCatgggacagtggagtttactggtgtgagtccagagagggatcaaccagtaacagcatcaccatcactgtcactg gtggagcagtgatcctgcagactcctgtcctccctgtgatggagggacatgatgtctctctgcactgtcaaacaaagaggcctccctccaagctcccagctgatttctataaagatggctccctcatcaggactgagcctacaggtcacatgaccatccaccatgttaccaagtctgatgaaggcctctacaagtgtaaCATCAGCaatcatggagagtctccacccagctggaactacgtcacag aaaaacctacaacatCTCCATTAACCACATCCCTTGTGTTCATACTGGTCCTCTACTTGCTGGTGTTCTGCCCATATTTCATCTCCACTCTGCTTGTGGTGTCTTTTTGTcgaaacagacacacag CAAATCACCTGTCTGTCTCTATGGGGATGACCTCACCCACACAAGCTGATCAGGGCTTAGATGATGTCACCACAGAGCATCACTTCTGA